The sequence below is a genomic window from Neodiprion pinetum isolate iyNeoPine1 chromosome 7, iyNeoPine1.2, whole genome shotgun sequence.
TCACTTGAACGTGCCTGATAACGGAGTTGTGACGCTAAAGTTTCAGGTCGCGTTTAACCTGGCTGTAGTATGGATGATAGTGTTCGTCTCGCTTAGTAAAGGTAGGTAACAAATGAACCGAGTAATAATCTTCGTTCTTAATGGTTGAAGATCTGCGAAGGATGATAATTCTCATTGATTATGTTTAAGGTTTAAGATCCTACGGCAAAGTTGTCTACGTTTTTACCTTAGTACCGGTATTTGGCACTTTGGTACTCTGCGCCAAGCTATTGGGACTGACGCCTACCGGttcgattcatcaactcttTCCAGAGACTGATTGGAGCGAGTTTTTCATCAACGGTAAATCGTGGATGGCTGCTTCTACCGAAGTCTTCCTCACTTGGGGATTATTCGGAGCCGCCGCAATGCAGGTATGTGACATTCATCATTTTCATAATTCAAGCCTTGCTCCGAAGGAACGAATTGATTCGAATAATATCTGGTTACATATCTACAATcgtgttttaaattttacattaGTCAGCTGTCGATGAGCTCATCTTTTTTATCCGAGACGAATTCCCAGCTTTGATATATACTCGAAAATGGGATAATCCAACGTAATTAAAAActtctttttaaatttacagATAGCCGCTCACAACAAACATAAGCATCTTCTTCAACGAGATACGAGTCTGGTGGTCGTTTTGACCTTTGTTGTTCTTCTACTGTCGGCTTTTTTAGCAAACACTTGCGTTCAAATCCTCAGGCATCACAAATACATCTATACAACGAGCTCTTTTGGTACGTAATGACATCGAGCATCTAAAAATCTATCGACCTTACAATCTTTTTGATCTTTTCTAGATGGATGTAAGGATGATCTTATCTTTTATACAGATAATCGCATGACAAACTATCTTTAATGTAATACAGATTAATTCGTATATGAATAGTCTTATTTTCATATACATAGTAATACTTACTATCTCGTACAACACTAGATCTCAATTTTGACTCGGTTCATTGCAGAAAGCATATCGGGTTACACGTTTATGCATCTGGCCAACCAACCGGCTCATCGAGGCCAAGGTAACATCCCCGAAAGATATATGAATCACGCCTCATTTCTCGCTGGTCAACGAGTCATCAGACACGGAGCAAATCTAAGCGCTGAATCTGGTTATCAAGTATTAAGACTGGCCACGGAATTGGTACCGGCTACTTTGGCTCTCCTGGGATCTGAACAAGTTTCTCCATTTTGGGCCGTTCTATTTTACTTCATACTGATCCTGTTCGGAATAGCGCAGCAGGTGACTAAATCCATTAAACGACCAAATTCATCATGTAGCTTCTAATGAAAGCCTAAGCTGTTCTACATCCTGTTCTAATATTCTCCACAGTTGAAAATTATCTAACTCGATAAGAACTTTTAATGAACTGAGTATTTAACCTATGCGTTTTTTGACCCACTTCGAAAACATCTGTCTATTACAGAATGTTACACAGTGTTACGCAATAACCACTTGTGTTTGGTAACTTACTGTTGTATTATTCACCTTTCAGCTTGCTATATGGCATTGCGTTATAACTGGGATAATGGCTATCAATGCAAAGACCATGAAATTGTGGGAGACAACAATCACCTTCTTCAGCTGTGCTTGTGGATACATTTTAGGACTCCCAATGGCCACAGAGGTGAGTTCATTTATTTAGTACAGGAAGTCGATTTGTTGAGAAACTTTTAAGTCTACAAACCGAACTCGTTATGGCTATACGATATTATTGTatccattttttatatcacTTCAATTCGCAATTCTTACCTGAAAGGACTTTGAATCTTTTATAaaaagacttttttttcttctattctgCGTACATAATTCATCAGTGTATTAATACTTGACAAAGTATGACGTAACACTTTAACATTTGATCAATGAATTAGTTAAAAGATTGAGTCACCGATCCCAAACACGTTTCTTGCGGTTGAAATACTGTATTTATCTAAGCGTACAGTTACGTAATCACGTAAGTTTGATCAAGATTGGGGGAAGTCTTATCAGgtgttatcattatcatttatAACACGACGATATCGTTATGACGTGTCGCCTCTCACAGTTCTGGCAGATATTAAACTCGTTATTTGGCTTTGGTCACTACGTTAAACGAAAATGAGCAGCAACGTGAATTACATCACTCTTCGAAGTGTGCCCTGTTATTTCTGCAGTGAATTTATCGAAGAGAGATATATATCCGAGCATGTTAAACATTGCGGTGCCGTACTAGAGGAATGTTCCGACAAGTGTGGGGTTTATATACCGAGATGTAATGCGAAGGCACATCGTGCCCAGTGTAGCAgtagaaaaagtaaaaagatgAGCAAGTCGGATGAAATGCAGTTACCCGCGCCAACCGATTCGGTATGGAAAGAGAGAGTTATGTCTATATTGAATATGATGCGAACTACGATTGCAGACGGTAAACAAGAGCAAAAGGAATTGGAGGCAAGGATTGCGCAGAGTTTGGAAACGCTGCGTTCTAAGGAGGCAGCTTTAGAAACGTTGAGAATTCGTTTATCCGAAGCAAGCTCTGAAAATCGTCAGGCTAATGAAGACATAAATTTTCGTATAAGTAGACTAGAGCAAAGCTTCACTCACATTGACGAACAAACgagtttgaatttcgaacaaGTCTACGATCAGTTAAACATGCTTCAAAGCCGATTGACTGAtggtgaaattgaacgaaaaacaGCAATGAAGGAATGGCACGCAGAATTGGAAGgattcaaaaactttttgtcGGAGGAAAATGTGATGATCAGTGCAGTTTGGCATGAGCAATTGAAACAGATTCACGATTTGAAACTGGAGCTTGAAATGAGATGTAAAGCTTCCAAGGGGCTGGTTAAATCTCACGATATTTTGGCAGAGAAAATGGATATTCTTGTCGACGAGATGAGGAAGCATTCTGAAGCCATTGAGAACCAAGTCGCCGAAACAAAGGCGTTGAAGTTTCAGATGAAGGAACACATAAATTACGTCGAAGATACGATGAAGGAAGTTATGAGTCAAAATTCAGCCCAAAGCATGAAGTGCCGATGCGTTACAGAAGAATATTTTGAACCGGTACCAAGCAACGGTCGTCTGTTGTGGCGAATTGATAGGTACAAGGAAAAAATGACGGATGCTAAAGAAAATGACACCCTACTTTGTAGTccaatattttacaataagGAGTACGGATACACACTGAGAGTTGAATTGTTTCTAAATGGAAAAGGACAGTGGAAAGAGAGACACATAATCGGTTGTCTGCGAGTCTTGGAAGGAAAGTGGGACGCTTTACTAGATTGGCCGTGCATTCTTCAAGCTACCGTTGTCTTA
It includes:
- the LOC124223980 gene encoding TNF receptor-associated factor 5 gives rise to the protein MSSNVNYITLRSVPCYFCSEFIEERYISEHVKHCGAVLEECSDKCGVYIPRCNAKAHRAQCSSRKSKKMSKSDEMQLPAPTDSVWKERVMSILNMMRTTIADGKQEQKELEARIAQSLETLRSKEAALETLRIRLSEASSENRQANEDINFRISRLEQSFTHIDEQTSLNFEQVYDQLNMLQSRLTDGEIERKTAMKEWHAELEGFKNFLSEENVMISAVWHEQLKQIHDLKLELEMRCKASKGLVKSHDILAEKMDILVDEMRKHSEAIENQVAETKALKFQMKEHINYVEDTMKEVMSQNSAQSMKCRCVTEEYFEPVPSNGRLLWRIDRYKEKMTDAKENDTLLCSPIFYNKEYGYTLRVELFLNGKGQWKERHIIGCLRVLEGKWDALLDWPCILQATVVLRDQENPANNVRKTLKVKRKDAGDDSNKLDKDSGMYMFIPHTKLTRYDGFTKNNVMFLDIQVKDFKIGGSMVSLLS